One Aspergillus oryzae RIB40 DNA, chromosome 2 genomic window carries:
- a CDS encoding uncharacterized protein (predicted protein) produces the protein MASPMKSDFLAGSHMKLPKIGIAAAVAVVASIVIYLALSNFFEFKNDESQSIKEYPDNTRFMRFTHGKQLSKAGEDLAGSEPYLIHNGKLKELVIFAPEHLQEFHRKDANSHYKPENMNMGDYAGQLLGQCVGQLGGTKWKLARSHMDPEFSYRASRSMMKRFSQEIDSWSSVREPNQKEHPERCVCAGCEEAVQGSVPEVHRDQHLWRDVHTMNELHEKIIFVAFLNKRVMSKWYNKLPTAEKRLMDSFQTQWKAFNLAQIKLAREVPSSQCYIQEYLISL, from the exons ATGGCCTCGCCTATGAAGTCTGACTTCCTTGCCGGTAGCCATATGAAGCTGCCCAAGATAGGGATTGCCGCcgcggtggcggtggtggctAGTATTGTGATCTACCTGGCACTTTCAAACTTCTTC GAATTCAAGAATGATGAGAGCCAGAGCATCAAGGAATATCCGGACAATACGCGGTTCATGAGATTCACTCATGG GAAACAACTGTCAAAGGCTGGCGAGGACCTTGCCGGTTCAGAGCCATATCTCATTCATAACGGAAAATTGAAGGAGCTCGTTATTTTCGCACCAGAGCATCTCCAGGAATTCCACCGAAAGGACGCCAACTCGCATTACAAGCCTGAAAACATGAATATGGGTGACTATGCAGGGCA ACTTCTAGGACAATGTGTGGGACAGCTGGGAGGCACCAAGTGGAAGCTTGCGCGTAGTCATATGGACCCGGAATTTTCCTATCGAGCCAGCCGTTCCATGATGAAACGATTCTCTCAGGAGATTGACTCTTGG TCATCTGTCAGAGAACCCAACCAGAAGGAGCACCCAGAAAGATGTGTTTGTGCAGGATGTGAAGAAGCGGTGCAAGGATCTGTCCCTGAGGTCCATCGCGATCAGCATCTATGGCGAGACGTTCA TACTATGAACGAACTTCACGAGAAGATCATTTTCGTCGCGTTTCTCAACAAGCGAGTGATGTCCAAATGGTATAATAAATTGCCGACTGCTGAGAAGCGACTGATGGACTCGTTCCAGACGCAGTGGAAGGCTTTCAACCTCGCCCAGATCAAGCTTGCAAGAGAGGTACCGTCGTCCCAATGTTATATCCAGGAGTATCTGATAAGCCTGTAG
- a CDS encoding fungal specific transcription factor domain-containing protein (predicted protein), whose amino-acid sequence MDMATSHPNHGHDRVPTDSGIGHSPPAQVEPIPSEGEMYGDFWDPLFVIHNTISTHKHRDPASTPASLGHVPRHTPAQAPTEVQVLIQRVRQLEQKVFSQQEPESSLAAPHIQQRHPQARRTVCQANLLGKSHWLVGFAQDNDVEFRALFVKCQRLSRAIQQQYSLRASSLQALDGSLPSQEACDVCVNAYCRTFESVLRILHVPTFRQVYNEMWTGSQPTSRLFLLKLQLVIAIGARVVNQSDMLGTPDMASRCVAWIQEAQQWLHAPGESLQASVDGIQLYCLVLLTRIVCAVDASLVYVSTGALLQKAQQLGLHRDPSHFPAMPVFQAEIRRRLWCTVCELVLQSSTDSGTPPLISCDEFDCRPPANLNDTNLGTASEPEPSNILTQTSFSILLMRCLPVRVQVAKVLNSVQLDPSYSEVLRLGEELTAACHYNTQMIKSMSPDHEQPTLFQLELLNLLTYRFLLCLHQPFAMKARKNLAYYFSRRVCLETAIQILAGHPTTPSGQNVNDYLNVKRYSSGLFRDPYLLASVTVGHEILCVTEGDWFSCQPVSPLTNNLSSTPNKSQQVPRTVLEEYVGLSECRLKDGAQIDIKTYVLLSCIIAQIKAAETGSPQDDAVLSAAVDSLEKCHIVLVDRYKSLAQSRESPQPLQVYGGSNVPCRLGKGSNDILDINETGEGEAWSDFDVSQAEWSLQVEYPDLDWNLLNTWSACVPGSDSGAS is encoded by the exons ATGGACATGGCTACTTCACATCCAAACCACGGGCACGACCGCGTGCCCACTGACAGCGGCATCGGCCACTCTCCTCCTGCCCAGGTCGAGCCAATTCCGAGCGAGGGCGAGATGTACGGGGATTTCTGGGATCCACTCTTTGTGATCCACAACACTATCTCCACCCACAAACATCGCGATCCTGCTAGCACCCCAGCGAGCCTGGGCCACGTACCCAGGCACACACCGGCACAGGCGCCAACAGAGGTCCAGGTGCTCATTCAACGGGTGCGTCAGCTGGAGCAGAAGGTCTTCAGCCAACAAGAACCAGAGAGTTCTCTAGCAGCTCCCCATATTCAACAGCGCCATCCGCAGGCACGACGCACGGTGTGCCAGGCGAATCTTCTGGGCAAGAGTCACTGGCTGGTGGGGTTTGCGCAG GATAATGATGTGGAGTTCCGTGCTCTGTTTGTTAAATGTCAGCGGCTCTCGCGAGCAATCCAGCAACAATATAGTCTGCGCGCTTCCTCTCTGCAGGCCTTGGACGGCAGCCTGCCATCACAGGAGGCCTGCGATGTCTGTGTCAATGCATACTGTCGCACTTTCGAATCCGTGCTGCGAATTCTCCATGTACCCACCTTCCGACAAGTATACAATGAGATGTGGACAGGCTCACAGCCGACCAGCAGACTGTTCTTGTTAAAACTGCAGCTAGTCATCGCCATCGGAGCCCGTGTGGTAAACCAATCAGACATGCTTGGCACGCCTGACATGGCCTCCCGCTGCGTGGCTTGGATCCAGGAGGCCCAGCAATGGCTGCACGCCCCAGGGGAAAGTCTGCAGGCTAGTGTGGATGGCATTCAACTTTACTGCCTTGTCCTACTTACACGAATAGTATGCGCCGTGGATGCAAGTCTTGTGTATGTATCCACTGGCGCACTCCTGCAGAAGGCGCAGCAACTGGGACTTCATCGTGACCCGTCTCATTTCCCTGCAATGCCGGTATTCCAGGCTGAGATTCGCCGCCGACTATGGTGCACCGTCTGCGAACTAGTTCTCCAGTCTAGTACGGACTCAGGGACCCCACCGCTCATATCTTGCGATGAATTCGACTGTAGACCTCCTGCTAATCTAAACGATACGAATCTTGGTACAGCCAGCGAGCCTGAGCCAAGTAACATATTAACACaaacctccttctcaattcTCCTTATGAGATGCTTGCCGGTTCGCGTACAAGTGGCAAAGGTCTTAAATAGCGTCCAGCTAGATCCCTCGTACAGCGAAGTGCTCCGTCTTGGGGAAGAGCTCACCGCAGCATGTCACTATAATACGCAAATGATTAAATCTATGTCTCCCGACCACGAGCAGCCGACCCTGTTCCAGCTGGAGCTCCTTAACTTGCTAACCTATAGatttctcctttgcctccATCAACCGTTTGCCATGAAAGCTCGGAAGAACCTCGCCTATTACTTTTCACGCCGGGTCTGCTTAGAGACGGCAATCCAGATACTGGCGGGTCACCCAACAACGCCTTCCGGACAAAATGTTAACGACTATTTGAATGTGAAACGCTACTCTAGCGGGCTGTTTAGAGACCCATATTTACTTGCCTCCGTGACTGTGGGACACGAGATCCTCTGCGTAACAGAGGGCGATTGGTTTTCCTGCCAACCTGTCTCCCCGCTCACAAACAACCTGTCGTCTACGCCCAACAAAAGCCAGCAGGTTCCTCGCACAGTTTTAGAAGAATACGTAGGCTTGAGTGAATGCCGGTTAAAAGACGGCGCACAAATAGATATCAAAACCTATGTGTTGTTATCGTGTATCATAGCCCAGATTAAAGCTGCCGAAACTGGGTCACCTCAGGACGATGCGGTCCTATCGGCGGCAGTGGACAGTCTGGAAAAGTGCCACATAGTTCTTGTCGACAGGTACAAGAGCCTAGCACAATCGCGGGAGTCACCTCAACCTCTACAGGTATATGGTGGGTCTAATGTGCCGTGTCGACTGGGTAAGGGTTCCAATGACATCTTGGACATCAACGAAACGGGGGAAGGCGAGGCATGGTCTGATTTCGATGTGAGCCAG GCTGAGTGGTCCCTGCAGGTTGAATACCCTGATCTGGACTGGAATTTGCTGAATACTTGGTCGGCTTGTGTCCCTGGTTCTGATTCAGGGGCAAGTTGA
- a CDS encoding uncharacterized protein (predicted protein): MLIRDLKDTPEGLEELTSLAYYGRLRFTVNLLPLLERTAKTNYPDEPSNRRPRVFSVLNGGNERALPFVPEDLQSEKSYTMLNHVAHTTLMNTLALEHLAHKKPSVDFVHESPGKVQTEIVASFLQSPERTRSRLVLWRWLKGMLMLVLQAVLLPVFYVVAMPLAESGERRLYEATVDLSQQWQKQLQSPPHNGIVAAPGFYRMKHTSDIVMDDTVLQAYRALGMPERAWEHTMAVFRSVLDKGSGKK; this comes from the coding sequence ATGCTGATCCGTGATCTGAAAGATACACCAGAGGGGCTGGAAGAGCTGACCTCCTTGGCATACTATGGTCGCCTACGATTCACGGTGAATCTCCTTCCACTTCTCGAGCGAACCGCCAAGACAAATTACCCGGATGAGCCGTCCAATCGACGACCTCGAGTCTTCAGCGTCTTAAACGGTGGCAATGAACGTGCCCTGCCCTTTGTGCCCGAAGATCTGCAGTCGGAGAAAAGCTACACCATGCTGAACCACGTTGCCCACACCACCCTAATGAACACCTTGGCGCTGGAACACCTGGCGCACAAGAAACCCTCCGTGGACTTTGTGCACGAGTCCCCCGGGAAAGTGCAGACGGAAATCGTGGCTagtttccttcaatcccCGGAGCGCACTCGCTCGAGGCTGGTGCTCTGGAGATGGCTCAAAGGGATGCTCATGCTCGTCTTGCAGGCCGTCCTGCTGCCGGTGTTCTATGTGGTGGCCATGCCATTGGCTGAGTCTGGCGAGCGCCGACTCTACGAAGCAACCGTGGACTTGTCGCAACAATGGCAGAAGCAGTTGCAGAGCCCCCCACACAATGGGATCGTGGCTGCTCCGGGGTTCTATCGGATGAAGCACACGTCCGACATCGTGATGGACGACACCGTCCTTCAGGCGTACCGGGCGCTAGGCATGCCGGAGAGAGCCTGGGAACACACGATGGCGGTTTTCCGGAGCGTGCTGGACAAGGGTAGTGGCAAGAAGTAG
- a CDS encoding zinc-binding alcohol dehydrogenase family protein (predicted protein) translates to MPASIHFEISATQRAIKIKGPGQASVEKGCPVPACQPEDILVRVVCVALNPVDWKSADLSPSLDATWGTDFSGEVVVVGEACQSRFALGDSVCGAAFGNNPEDATQGAFAEYVAIPGELVYKIPPDMSFEQAATVGTGLATAGLTLYQTLGLSWPDQPVQDAQSGYIPVTTCSAKSFDRVKQLGAAEAFDYHSPGCGSEIREYTENSIKYAVDCITNIDSMKCCYTAIGSSGGQYVALDPFPIRGHTRRNVKARWIIGYTIYGRPINWKHPFKRDAQPQDREFAKRWYPVAQRLLDEGKLQLHPLQVETGGLPGVIEGANRSRKHQVTGVKLVYCV, encoded by the exons ATGCCTGCCTCCATTCATTTTGAGATCTCGGCCACTCAACGGGCGATCAAGATTAAGGGCCCCGGGCAAGCCTCGGTTGAGAAAGGATGTCCGGTTCCCGCTTGTCAGCCTGAGGATATCCTGGTGCGGGTAGTCTGTGTCGCTCTCAACCCTGTCGATTGGAAGTCTGCCGATCTCTCGCCCAGCCTCGATGCCACCTGGGGCACGGACTTCTCCGGAGAGGTAGTTGTGGTAGGTGAAGCCTGTCAATCCCGCTTTGCGCTGGGTGATTCGGTCTGTGGTGCGGCCTTTGGGAATAACCCCGAGGATGCCACCCAGGGAGCCTTCGCCGAGTATGTGGCCATTCCCGGCGAGCTGGTGTACAAGATCCCTCCGGACATGTCCTTCGAGCAGGCAGCTACGGTAGGCACGGGCTTGGCTACGGCCGGTCTGACGCTCTACCAAACACTCGGTTTGTCATGGCCCGATCAACCTGTCCAGGACGCACA GTCCGGCTACATCCCCGTCACCACCTGCTCGGCAAAAAGCTTTGACCGTGTCAAGCAGCTTGGGGCCGCCGAAGCCTTCGACTATCACTCCCCGGGCTGCGGCTCCGAGATCCGCGAGTACACGGAGAACTCCATCAAATATGCCGTGGACTGCATCACCAACATCGACTCCATGAAATGCTGCTATACGGCTATCGGCAGCTCCGGTGGTCAGTACGTCGCCCTTGATCCGTTCCCTATCCGCGGCCACACGCGCCGGAATGTCAAGGCGCGCTGGATTATCGGATACACTATCTACGGCCGTCCGATTAACTGGAAGCACCCTTTTAAGCGGGATGCGCAGCCCCAGGATCGCGAATTTGCAAAGAGGTGGTATCCCGTGGCACAGCGGCTCTTGGACGAGGGCAAACTGCAACTCCACCCACTACAAGTCGAGACTGGAGGACTCCCAGGGGTGATCGAGGGGGCTAACCGGAGCCGTAAACATCAGGTAACTGGGGTGAAGCTGGTTTATTGTGTTTGA